In the bacterium genome, CAGGAAACTGTATCTAATTACAACGATCCTTTGACAAAATGATTTGGATTGATGGACACAATGTATTGCGAACGGTTCCTGAACTATTCGAGTTGTACCGGAAGAATCACGTGACTGCAATGCAACGATTACTTGGTCGTGCGAACCGGGAGCGGGCGGCGGTTGTAGTCTTCGATGGAAAACCAGTACAGGAACTTGTGCCGGGGCAAGTGAAAGTTGTCTTTGTCGACGATCCATCGAATAAGTATGAACGAGCGGATCGCTACATTTTACTCGCTTCAAAGAATGACCCAGATGTAACGGTTGTTACCTTCGATCTGGAATTGCTGAGAATCATTCGAGAGCGACGCGGGAAAACG is a window encoding:
- a CDS encoding NYN domain-containing protein produces the protein MIWIDGHNVLRTVPELFELYRKNHVTAMQRLLGRANRERAAVVVFDGKPVQELVPGQVKVVFVDDPSNKYERADRYILLASKNDPDVTVVTFDLELLRIIRERRGKTISPIKWFHAPEKKLSKSLTKRTQSSPANDKTNPPISASEYLQLLRNRTAEEE